A part of Neoarius graeffei isolate fNeoGra1 chromosome 22, fNeoGra1.pri, whole genome shotgun sequence genomic DNA contains:
- the cks1b gene encoding cyclin-dependent kinases regulatory subunit 1 isoform X3 codes for MSHKQIYYSDKYNDENFEYRHVMLPKDIAKRVPKTHLMSETEWRNLGVQQSQGWVHYMIHQPDS; via the exons ATGTCACACAAGCAGATCTATTACTCAGACAAATACAATGATGAGAATTTTGAGTACAg gcATGTCATGCTACCCAAAGACATCGCTAAACGTGTCCCTAAAACTCACCTGATGTCTGAGACGGAGTGGCGCAACCTGGGAGTGCAGCAGAGCCAGGGCTGGGTACATTACATGATCCATcagccag